The nucleotide sequence CTTTCAAGTATTGTTTGAATTATCAATAAATTCCATGAAAGGGGGAAAGAAGAAAATTCTTCTCCAATATTTCTAGGTTGCCAATGAAAGAAGGCGATTCATGGACGATGAAGTTTAGAAGATGGAAAGCTTTTGCAATGATATAATTTTGACCAATCACTAATGCTGTTGCCGGCAGCTTTCCGTTAATCTCTTTTAACAACATATCTACCACTATCAATTATACTGGGTTAGTCTTAACCCGATTCTTTGGGAAGAGATTAAGGCATATGGACAAAGTAGTAAGAATATTTTAGTTCTGATTTGTGAAAGCAACTTAATGTTTGCTGCTCTTGCATGTGTAGTAATTTTTTTGGCTTCTTGTAACTTTGCACTTTATATCCAGCTAGCGGACAATGCTAGGGGATCCTTGTGAAAGGTAAAATCTTTGGTTATAAAATAAAGTCATAGGTGATGTATGTATATCTCGAATTCATGATATTAAGCACAATCTATTGTGTCTGATcaaacatttctttcaagttttATAATATTAGAATATTATAAAACTTCATGATTCCTAAAGCATATTCTAGAACAATCGCTACTTCATGATTCCTAAATCATATTCTTTGACTTTCACTATCTTTTCACTTTGCACTATCTGTATTTAACTTAATTATCTGGTCCGAGTATTGATTTGGTAAAAAAACAATGAATAATTCATTATAAGACACATTAATGGTCTAGGCCAGCTTCTATGCATACCTCTCATTGTGTTGACTCCAGTTGCTGTGGGTACAAACAGACAGTGAAGCACCTCTCTCTCttctcaaaaaaagaaaaaatgtgtagCAGAAATCACAAAACAACAAGATAATTGGTAGGTTGGAGATTGTAATAATATATGCAGTCCAAGTGCAAAATCAGTTGCGCCACCTGGATTCTCTTTTTTGGAGTTCTTTATTGAAATTCTTATATGGAATAGAAAAATTGTAGGTCAATTTCATGAAGCAAAACAATGAGCTTACTTCAATTGTGGAACACTATTCTTTATTTTGTTTCTTGACTGTTAACAGGGTTCATTTCTTTTCAAGAGGATTCATCTCTTTTAAAGGGCTGTGTTATAAAGCATTTGTGGTAAATCAGAGGATTTCGAATTTTACATCAACTGGTTTCGGGAAAGCTGTATGTTTTTCTTTAAAAGAAGATGATAGATTTATAGCTGTACCAAGGTCAAGTGAAAGTGATATTCTACTAGGAGAAAGTGCTGTCGTGGAACAGGATAATGCAACTGTTAATTCTATGGTTCAAGCAGATGCAGTAGCCCTTGGAACAATGACAGCCGATATGGCTTCAGTTCCTGATGACTTTTCTATTGACAATGATGAGAACGATTTAGATTGTCCTACAGAAGGGTTCTCCTGTATCTCAGAGGCCATCAAGGACATCCGTCAAGGCAAGGTTTgttttgattgatcatattgatctTTTTTCTCTTAATTCATTTGATTAATTTCTTTCCCTTATGTTCCATGTTTTTGCAGTTTGTGATTGTAGTCGATGATGAAGACAGAGAAAATGAGGGAGATCTTATAATGGCTGCATCTTTGGTAACGCCAGAGGCCATGGCTTTTGTAGTCAAGCATGGGACGGGAATTGTATGTGTGAGCATGAAAGCAGAAGACCTTGAAAGGTTAGAGCTTCCTCTCATGGTGTCAAATAAAGAAAATGAGGAGAAACTGTGCACAGCATTCACGGTCTCAGTGGTATGTTTCTTATCTTTGTTTTGATAGTTAATGGTTCTTCTCAGCAGTAAGGATCAAATAATGATAAGAAGGGACATCTTGCAAAAACAAATATCAATTAGAGCTTGCTACGAGGACATCTTATAATATTATGATAACCTCCAGCTTTAGTCTCTTAATAACTAAATATAAGGGAGGCTTATTGACTGCCTCTGACATATATAATAATTGAAGGAGTCAGATACACCTCTCATTTGAAAACTAAGGATAAAGTATATTGGTTTTAAAAGTTTGAAGCATTCCCTGCTCTTGATCTCTCTAGTTGGCAAGTTGCGGCATCATTACTCTGTCTAGATCGCAGCATAAAACTTGTAGTATTGTCCTTCAGTTTTGTTTTCAAAATATATGAAGTGCATCTGGTTTTCTATTGTTCCAATTGATTGTTTATCTTTTCTCATTCAACCAGTGTTCTGTATAGCTAAAAGCCTGATTCAGGTTTCTGAAGCATCTGTCTGGTTGGTTAATAGGTTATATTCATACTTTAAACATTTAATTCCTGCTgtcaactactttttatttgcttaTATTGGTTGGCTCTTGATATATAAGTTCCAGTTACGTATGATTTTTGTTTTGGTTCATTACAATTATAATGTTTGTATAACTTGTTGTCTTCAGGATGCCAAACATGGTACAACCACTGGTGTGTCTGCTAGAGATAGAGCACAGACGGTTATGATGCTTGCGTCACCTGATTCAAAGCCTGCAGACTTTAATCGTCCTGGCCATATTTTTCCGTTGAAGTACAGGGAGGGTGGTGTTTTAAAAAGAGCTGGACATACGGAAGCATCAGTTGACCTGGCTATTCTGGCTGGATTACCCCCTGTTGGAGTTCTATGTGAGatcgttgatgatgatgatggttccATGGCTCGGTTACCAAAGCTACGTGAATTTGCCAAGGAGGAGAATTTAAAAATAATCTCAATTGCAGATTTGATCAGGTATGATACCTGCTTATCTCTTATAAGATATCACTAACCATGGGAGTTGCACTTTATTGTGAATACACAAACAGCAAAGATAATTGTACTTCATTTTAGGTCAATGTTGGTAAGAAACTGACATTTTAGGTCCATGCTATGAGGGCACAAACCTTACGAAACCATGCTGTGTATTATGAACCATCATAGACAAATGTGCATGTTAATATGCCCACTCTTTATATGCACCAATTCTTTTGTCTGTTGAGCAGTTCAAACTTGTATAGTCTATACATGTTTCTATTTGCTGctgttttctaaattatgaaattagCTTTAAATTATAAATGCTTTCGATAAGTAAGTATAGAAAATAACTTTGAGCATTTATTTGTCAACCTTTCTGTTTATCATTTCCAAATGGATTCTAGTAAATACTAGGTACTTCTTGCTGTGCCTTACCATTTTTCTGTTCCTTGTAGCACACATGCTAGGCCTGTACATGGCCATTTTTGTTGCTTACATGGTATGCAATCGACATTTGGCAATATATGCGGCTCTATATCGTTCAGTACTTCACTTGCATTATGCACTGCAATGTGCAGCATATTGTGGTCAAATCTTTGAGCCCTTTTCTGTTAAATTGTACAATGGGCATGTTATGCATTAATGATATATTTTACTAGTTCGGTATACTTCAAATCTGTGACTGGCACTTAAATCTTAATTTCTTCCCATGCTAAATTACTTGACTGGATCTGTCTTGAGATATCCCTTGCACTTAtccattttgttttttattcAATTTTTCATTACTTTCTTTTTGATAAATAGGATTCATAGGCAATATACATCATATTCATTACTTAGTATACTTACCCAATTTTACCTTGCCTGGTTCCAACTGTTCTCTTCTTTATCATActtacaatctttttgcttatgtgTCATTCAACAATTTTCCCATCCTCCTTTAGGGATCCCTAATCTTGCTTCTTATCCTTCGAAGGACATTGtgttaaaaaaaatttgaatCTAGATATGTCTTGAAAAGGAACTATTTATTTGATGAGCAATTTTTTCCCtttattccaaaaaaaaaatttattgttgAACAAGTAaataccaaattatggcatatactGTCAGAAAATGAAAACATGAATACAAATTACAAGCCTCAATGCATACAAATTACAAGTAGTCACAATGTCCCATTATCTGGAATCAACTACATGGATTTTTTCCTGAAATTTAGCTTTGACAAGACAATATCTCTAGttaaatttctttttattatttcctCTAAAGTTTTCTTTGGTCTCTCCATCTCTCCTCACACCACTAATACAAATTAACTCCATTTGTTGTATTATAGCATCAATATATCTTTAAAATATTTGGTTTGATTGAATTTGTCTGATCATAGCATCAACACATGTATTTGTATgttccataaaaaaaattatcatagatGACAAGCTAAAATCAGTAAAAATAATTTACTTTGTCATGTGTTTAGTATTTTCTGAGAATCATTTTCAATCTGGTTTAGATATACATACTTGTTGGTCACCTATTTGTTCTGACTCTAGTTGCTTCAATATTCTTTGTTGTTTGCCTTTTCCCATGGATTGAATTTTGTGGTAATTTTGAGTTCTGACCATTAGATAATATGACAGATATAGGAGGAAAAGAGATAAGTTAGTTGAACGTGCTTCCATTGCACGGTTACCCTTAAAGTGGGGTTCTGTTCAGGCCTACTGCTATCGATCATTGCTTGACGGAATGGAGCATATTGCCATGGTTAAAGTAAGTGtcattttcaatataattttagCAACACTTTTGTTTTTGTTGCTATTCGTGCTACTTCTCGAAATATTAAAATGGAATATATTTGGAGCTGAACGTTTTAAATCTTCAGACGATACTGAATGATCATTTGCTCATCTTTTTGGTGCCTATGTTTCACTATTTGTCCAAACATGTTACATTTTTCAAACTTTATTGTGTTATTTAAATACTTCAAATCCAATTTAAACAGGGAGATATTGGGGATGGCCAGGATATCCTGGTAAGAGTCCATTCTGAGTGCCTCACTGGCGACATATTTGGATCTTCTAGATGTGACTGTGGCAGTCAACTTTCATTGGCTATGGAAATGATTGAAAATGCTGGCAGAGGTGTGTTGGTTTACCTTCGTGGACATGAAGGAAGGGGCATTGGTCTTGGTCACAAGCTTCGTGCTTACAACCTACAGGATGACGGGCGCGACACAGTGGAAGCTAATGAGGAGCTCGGATTGCCTGTAGATTCACGAGAATATGGCATAGGCGCACAGGTAAAGCATAGAATATATGCCAAGTTTCTAGCGTGATACTTTTATTGATGGTAACATGGATCATAAACAATCTGTAATAGTCAGGGCTTAGAAGCTTCATTACATGTCCTCCGAATTTTTAAACAAGTACTACATAAGTGCATACCCCATACTTTTGAGATCTATGGAGTGCTTCTGAAATTCACATCATTTACTTGTTTACTATAATGGTGTTTGTCATATTACCACCTTGGTGTACTATCTAATATTTGGCAGTATGGTTGATGACCTTGTTTTCATTTTTGGTACACCTAAAAAGCAGCATTTTGTTCCTATTCTTGCTTACATTATGAATGCCTTTTTAATTTTTACTTCTATTGTCTGCCATGTCTAGTGAATGTGTTCTGAAATATCTTATATATGAAAGGTTACTCTCTAATTCTACATGCCTTCCGTCATTCCTATCTTTTACCTATGAACATTTAGACTAGTACCTAATGTTTTGCATCTATTTGTTCAGTATTTTCTAAAGGAATTCCATTGTAGCAACATATGCATATTTTATATGGCTGATTTTGTCTGAGGCCTGGCTGTACTAATGGCAATCTGTCATCAAGCTCCACATTGATTTCTGCTGTGTAAGCTTCACTTATGGATTTGACATTCAAGTTGTCTATCAAGAGGATTTGCTTTATACACCCATTTTATCGAAGATCCACTTAAACATCGACCTGCATAAGTATATCAAATGTCTTTTTTTTTGTCAACTTCTCTTCCTTTTGATGTAGTCATATTACCCTTTTAAAACCTTGTCACC is from Musa acuminata AAA Group cultivar baxijiao chromosome BXJ1-6, Cavendish_Baxijiao_AAA, whole genome shotgun sequence and encodes:
- the LOC103989492 gene encoding probable bifunctional riboflavin biosynthesis protein RIBA 1, chloroplastic; this translates as MASLASSSVVGLRRPQVHFFSRGFISFKGLCYKAFVVNQRISNFTSTGFGKAVCFSLKEDDRFIAVPRSSESDILLGESAVVEQDNATVNSMVQADAVALGTMTADMASVPDDFSIDNDENDLDCPTEGFSCISEAIKDIRQGKFVIVVDDEDRENEGDLIMAASLVTPEAMAFVVKHGTGIVCVSMKAEDLERLELPLMVSNKENEEKLCTAFTVSVDAKHGTTTGVSARDRAQTVMMLASPDSKPADFNRPGHIFPLKYREGGVLKRAGHTEASVDLAILAGLPPVGVLCEIVDDDDGSMARLPKLREFAKEENLKIISIADLIRYRRKRDKLVERASIARLPLKWGSVQAYCYRSLLDGMEHIAMVKGDIGDGQDILVRVHSECLTGDIFGSSRCDCGSQLSLAMEMIENAGRGVLVYLRGHEGRGIGLGHKLRAYNLQDDGRDTVEANEELGLPVDSREYGIGAQILRDLGVRTMKLMTNNPAKYGGLKGYGLSIVGRVPLLTPITKENIRYLETKRTKMGHIYGSEFNGNLTSFIIGNVTNESDPAS